In Gymnogyps californianus isolate 813 chromosome 20, ASM1813914v2, whole genome shotgun sequence, a single window of DNA contains:
- the MRM3 gene encoding LOW QUALITY PROTEIN: rRNA methyltransferase 3, mitochondrial (The sequence of the model RefSeq protein was modified relative to this genomic sequence to represent the inferred CDS: inserted 1 base in 1 codon) yields MAALGRVAPGLGRSLLRPGGPREAVGRRGVRALRRSPVRVLPPQKERGAAAEAQQSPREPPPPPAVERSSAGPGLWYEKAAPGDRRLGKVVTIAKSKKFRDHHGKVLLEGHRLIKDALEAGAVLQTLFFSSVGHLKELPEAELKRANLVKVKFEDIKSWSDLVTPQGLIGIFSKPDHAKMSYPAAQLTSSLPLLLICDNIRDPGNLGTILRSAAGAGCEKVLLTKGCVDPWEPKVLRAGMGAHFRLPIVTNLDWESVPSNLPAGIQVCVADNKDPGAQAETASVPRGAGSAGSAPGNPKAPVKSKPKAAPEREDEEGAAGVCVPELAMQYYYENWTRTPVAVVIGGETHGLSPDALRLAASTGGRXLVIPVVPGVDSLNSAIAAGIVLFEGKRQLLRRHKQEDERQKFPVVG; encoded by the exons ATGGCGGCGCTGGGGAGGGTAGCGCCGGGCTTGGGCCGCTCGTTGCTGCGGCCCGGTGGGCCGAGAGAGGCGGTGGGGCGGCGCGGGGTGCGGGCGCTGCGGCGGAGCCCTGTGCGGGTGCTGCCGCCGCAGAAggagcggggcgcggcggccgAGGCGCAGCAGAGCccccgggagccgccgccgccgccagcggTGGAGCGGAGctcggccgggccggggctgtGGTACGAGAAGGCGGCGCCCGGTGACAGGAGGCTGGG AAAAGTGGTGACTATCGCCAAGTCGAAGAAGTTTCGGGATCATCACGGGAAGGTTCTGCTGGAGGGTCACAGGCTGATCAAGGACGCCCtggaggcaggagctgtgctgcagacTCTCTTCTTCAGCAGTGTGGGGCACCTGAAGGAGCTGCCTGAGGCAGAGCTAAAAAGAGCCAACTTAGTTAAGGTGAAATTTGAAGACATTAAGAGCTGGTCTGACCTCGTAACTCCTCAGGGGCTTATAG GGATCTTTTCCAAGCCCGACCATGCCAAGATGTCTTATCCTGCCGCTCAGCTAACCAGCTCCTTGCCATTGCTCCTCATCTGCGACAATATCCGAGATCCAGGAAACCTGGGGACTATTCTGAGATCTGCAGCAGGCGCGGGCTGTGAGAAAGTGCTGCTCACCAAAG GCTGTGTGGATCCGTGGGAGCCAAAGGTGCTCCGTGCAGGCATGGGGGCTCACTTCCGTCTGCCCATCGTCACCAACCTGGACTGGGAATCTGTTCCCAGCAACCTTCCCGCCGGCATCCAGGTCTGCGTGGCCGACAACAAAGACCCAGGCGCTCAGGCTGAGACCGCTTCTGTGCCAAGAGGAGCCGGCAGCGCTGGCTCCGCTCCTGGCAACCCGAAGGCTCCTGTGAAATCCAAACCCAAGGCTGCTCCTGAGCGCGAGGATGAGGAGGGAGCGGCGGGTGTCTGCGTCCCAGAGCTGGCCATGCAGTATTACTACGAGAACTGGACACGGACTCCAGTGGCAGTGGTGATCGGCGGAGAGACCCACGGTCTGAGTCCAGACGCGCTTCGCCTCGCAGCCAGCACGGGGGGAA GTCTGGTCATTCCCGTGGTGCCAGGCGTGGACAGCTTGAACTCCGCTATCGCTGCTGGCATTGTGCTGTTTGAGGGGAAGAGACAGTTGCTGCGGAGGCACAAGCAGGAGGACGAAAGGCAGAAGTTCCCTGTAGTGGGCTAA
- the GLOD4 gene encoding LOW QUALITY PROTEIN: glyoxalase domain-containing protein 4 (The sequence of the model RefSeq protein was modified relative to this genomic sequence to represent the inferred CDS: inserted 1 base in 1 codon) yields MAARRALHFVFKVGDRGRSARFYRELLGMSVLRHEEFEEGCKASCNGPYDGKWSKTMVGYGPEDNHFVAELTYNYGIGEYRLGNDFLGITLVSSQAVSNAKKMGWPLKEXTSGIFEAEAPGGYKFYLEDKEQLKQDPVLKVTLGVSDLQKSVNYWSDLLGMKIYEKDEEKQRALLGYADNQCKLELKTVGGAVDHGTAFGRIAFSCAKEELPNIEALMKKENQKILTPLVSLDTPGKATVQVIILADPDGHEICFVGDEAFRDLSKVDPNGDKLLDDAMAADNSDKWFAEQKMKKASA; encoded by the exons ATGGCGGCTCGGCGGGCGCTGCACTTCGTCTTCAAAGTGGGCGACCGCGGCCGGAGCGCGCGCTTCTACCGCGAGCTGCTGGGCATGAGC GTGTTGAGGCACGAGGAGTTCGAGGAGGGCTGCAAAGCCAGCTGCAACGG CCCTTATGATGGAAAATGGAGCAAAACGATGGTGGGCTACGGGCCAGAAGACAATCACTTTGTTGCAGAATTGACTTACAATTATGGTATTGGAGAATATCGCCTGGGCAATGACTTTCTG GGCATAACGCTTGTGTCCAGCCAGGCTGTGAGCAATGCTAAGAAGATGGGGTGGCCCCTCAAAG TCACAAGTGGTATTTTTGAAGCTGAAGCCCCAGGAGGATACAAGTTCTACTTGGAAGACAAGGAACAGCTCAAGCAAG ATCCTGTGCTAAAGGTAACCTTGGGTGTCTCCGATCTGCAGAAGTCTGTTAACTACTGGTCTGATTTGCTCGGGATGAAAATATATGAGaaggatgaggaaaaacaaagggcTTTGCTAGGCTATGCAGATAACCAG tgtAAGCTGGAGTTGAAGACTGTTGGCGGAGCGGTGGATCACGGGACAGCGTTTGGGCGGATTGCCTTCTCCTGTGCGAAGGAGGAG ttGCCAAACATTGAAGCACTGATGAaaaaggagaatcagaaaaTTTTAACGCCTCTGGTTAGCTTGGACACACCTGGCAAAGCCACAGTGCAAGTGATTATTTTGGCTGATCCT GATGGCcatgaaatctgttttgtggGAGATGAAGCATTTAGAGATCTGTCCAAGGTGGACCCTAACGGTGACAAACTGTTAGACGAT